One Sphingomonas sp. BT-65 genomic window carries:
- a CDS encoding helix-turn-helix transcriptional regulator — MIRDDFVKTLYNRIAVFRAERGVSRRELSEAVGVNNQTIGYLERGDYKPSLELAMKIADYFGVPIELLFSFRPFESVAETLRRAAAAGDQPL, encoded by the coding sequence TTGATTCGCGATGATTTTGTGAAAACTCTATATAACCGCATTGCTGTTTTTCGGGCGGAGCGCGGCGTGTCCCGCCGCGAACTCTCCGAAGCGGTCGGCGTAAACAACCAGACGATCGGCTATCTAGAGCGCGGCGACTACAAGCCAAGCCTCGAACTCGCGATGAAGATCGCCGACTATTTCGGCGTGCCGATCGAGCTGCTCTTTTCCTTCCGTCCCTTCGAATCCGTCGCTGAGACATTGCGCCGCGCCGCCGCGGCCGGAGACCAACCGCTATGA
- a CDS encoding SPOR domain-containing protein yields MNAGEEKPDETEADAAAVNEVESGDRLPWLETADEDYEEKPPVARTLWLVAAGLAVVLAAVGGWWVLQRNGGGGGGSGALINAAEGDYKVKPDDPGGMKVDGEGDTVFAASEGATTNGSINVGALPEAPVAGKAAPKATPKPTTGSSRVTAPVPSAPAAATAAAPSQRAPGPSAGSSVIQLGSFPAEGGANGAWARLSKRFNYLAPLGKSVEKAEVNGKTVYRLRVNAGSNSQARELCGKLRAAGEACFLAPN; encoded by the coding sequence ATGAACGCAGGAGAGGAAAAGCCGGACGAGACCGAAGCCGATGCGGCGGCGGTGAACGAAGTCGAGAGCGGCGACCGCCTGCCCTGGCTGGAAACGGCGGACGAGGATTATGAGGAGAAGCCGCCGGTGGCGCGCACCCTCTGGCTCGTCGCGGCGGGTCTCGCGGTCGTCCTGGCGGCGGTCGGCGGCTGGTGGGTGCTTCAGCGCAATGGCGGCGGAGGCGGGGGCAGCGGCGCGCTGATCAATGCGGCCGAGGGCGACTACAAGGTCAAGCCCGACGATCCCGGCGGCATGAAGGTGGACGGCGAGGGCGACACGGTGTTCGCCGCGAGCGAGGGCGCGACCACCAACGGCTCGATCAATGTCGGCGCGCTGCCCGAGGCCCCGGTCGCGGGCAAGGCCGCACCCAAGGCGACGCCGAAACCGACGACGGGCTCCAGCCGCGTCACGGCACCGGTGCCCTCCGCACCGGCCGCCGCCACGGCCGCGGCGCCGTCGCAGCGCGCCCCCGGACCCTCGGCGGGCAGCTCGGTCATCCAGCTCGGTTCCTTCCCGGCCGAGGGCGGCGCCAACGGCGCCTGGGCGCGGCTGTCCAAGCGGTTCAACTATCTCGCGCCGCTCGGCAAGTCGGTCGAGAAGGCGGAGGTCAACGGCAAGACCGTCTATCGCCTGCGCGTCAATGCCGGCTCCAACAGCCAGGCGCGTGAACTTTGCGGCAAGCTCAGGGCTGCGGGCGAGGCCTGCTTCCTGGCGCCGAACTGA
- the argS gene encoding arginine--tRNA ligase → MTLYTRFAAHLDAALDALVASGDLPAGLERRAVTVEPPRDVTHGDLATNAAMVLAKPAGTNPRALAEKIAAELEKLDEVSAVSVAGPGFINLALTDATWRDELQAINADGDAYGRSKAGEGVTVNVEYVSANPTGPMHMGHCRGAVVGDALASLLEWVGHKVVREYYVNDAGGQVDTLARSAHLRYREALGEDVGEIPEGLYPGDYLKPVGAKLAAEHGDAFVGKPEEEWLVLFRKEAVAAMLVMIKADLALLGIHHDLFSSEAELQAEGKPEAAEKWLREHDLVYDGLLEAPKGETPEDWEPVELPLFRSTRFGDDQDRPIKKSNGQWTYFGADLAYHFQKAQEADQLIDIWGADHAGTVKRIVAAVAALTGGKTRFDVKLVQMVRLLRAGEPVKMSKRSGNFVTLADVVNEVGKDVVRFTMLTRKADAQMDFDFAKVVEASKDNPVFYVQYAHARVASLHRKRADAAIACADADLSLLDTRELALVKLAAQFPRVVEGAAGAREPHRIAFYLYDLAAEFHALYNMGNDDPARRFLLTDNVPVTCARLFLADAIGQVIRNGLSIMGVEAVQELN, encoded by the coding sequence ATGACGCTCTACACCCGTTTCGCCGCTCATCTCGACGCTGCCCTCGATGCGCTGGTCGCGTCGGGCGACCTGCCGGCGGGGCTGGAGCGACGCGCGGTGACGGTGGAGCCGCCGCGCGACGTGACTCACGGCGACCTCGCGACCAACGCGGCGATGGTGCTCGCCAAGCCCGCGGGGACCAACCCGCGTGCGCTCGCCGAGAAGATCGCCGCCGAGCTCGAGAAGCTCGACGAGGTCTCGGCGGTGTCGGTCGCCGGGCCGGGCTTCATCAACCTGGCGCTGACCGACGCCACCTGGCGCGATGAGCTCCAGGCGATCAACGCCGATGGCGACGCGTACGGCCGCTCCAAGGCCGGCGAAGGCGTCACCGTCAACGTCGAGTATGTCTCGGCCAACCCCACGGGCCCGATGCACATGGGCCATTGCCGCGGCGCGGTGGTGGGCGATGCGCTCGCCAGCCTGCTCGAATGGGTCGGGCACAAGGTCGTGCGCGAATATTATGTCAACGACGCGGGCGGGCAGGTCGACACGCTCGCCCGCTCGGCGCACCTGCGCTACCGCGAGGCGCTGGGCGAAGACGTCGGCGAGATCCCCGAGGGCTTGTATCCGGGCGATTACCTGAAGCCGGTCGGCGCGAAGCTCGCCGCCGAGCATGGCGACGCCTTCGTCGGCAAGCCCGAGGAAGAATGGCTCGTGCTGTTCCGCAAGGAAGCCGTCGCCGCGATGCTGGTGATGATCAAGGCCGACCTCGCCTTACTCGGCATCCACCATGACCTGTTCTCCTCGGAGGCCGAGCTTCAGGCCGAAGGCAAGCCCGAAGCCGCCGAGAAGTGGCTGCGCGAGCACGATCTCGTCTATGACGGCCTGCTCGAGGCGCCCAAGGGCGAGACGCCCGAGGACTGGGAGCCGGTCGAGCTGCCGCTGTTCCGCTCGACCCGGTTCGGCGACGACCAGGATCGCCCGATCAAGAAGTCGAACGGGCAATGGACCTATTTCGGCGCCGACCTCGCCTATCATTTCCAGAAGGCGCAGGAAGCCGACCAGCTGATCGACATCTGGGGCGCCGACCATGCGGGTACGGTCAAGCGCATCGTCGCGGCGGTCGCGGCGCTGACCGGCGGCAAGACGCGCTTTGACGTCAAGCTGGTCCAGATGGTCCGCCTGCTGCGCGCGGGCGAGCCGGTCAAGATGTCCAAGCGCTCGGGCAATTTCGTCACGCTCGCCGATGTTGTGAACGAGGTCGGCAAGGACGTCGTCCGCTTCACCATGCTGACGCGCAAGGCCGATGCCCAGATGGACTTCGATTTCGCCAAGGTGGTCGAGGCGTCGAAGGACAATCCGGTGTTCTACGTCCAGTACGCCCACGCCCGAGTCGCGTCGCTTCACCGCAAGCGTGCGGATGCAGCTATTGCATGCGCAGACGCCGACCTGTCCCTGCTTGATACACGCGAGCTCGCGCTGGTGAAGCTCGCCGCGCAGTTCCCGCGCGTCGTCGAAGGCGCCGCCGGAGCGCGCGAGCCGCACAGAATCGCCTTCTATCTCTATGACTTGGCTGCCGAATTCCATGCGCTCTACAATATGGGCAACGACGATCCCGCGCGCCGCTTCCTGCTGACCGACAATGTGCCGGTAACTTGCGCGCGGCTTTTCCTCGCCGATGCGATCGGGCAGGTTATCCGTAACGGCCTCAGCATCATGGGCGTGGAGGCGGTTCAGGAGCTGAACTGA
- a CDS encoding PAS domain-containing protein, which produces MTGADAALIFAGPDGVIRIWNAAAERLLGHHAEEAIGRRMDLVIPPDYRDRHWAGFNAAMAAADGVIDHLSYDIPALHRDGTVLRIEVRLLVVHDSRNRVVGAVAVFTPADAEAPPLERL; this is translated from the coding sequence ATGACCGGAGCCGACGCTGCGCTCATCTTCGCGGGCCCTGACGGGGTGATCCGCATCTGGAACGCTGCCGCCGAGCGGCTGCTGGGCCATCACGCCGAGGAGGCGATCGGACGCCGGATGGATCTGGTGATCCCGCCCGACTATCGCGATCGGCACTGGGCCGGCTTCAATGCGGCGATGGCAGCCGCCGACGGGGTGATCGATCACCTGTCGTACGACATCCCCGCGCTGCACCGGGATGGCACGGTCCTGCGCATCGAGGTCCGCCTGCTGGTGGTGCACGACAGCCGCAACCGCGTGGTCGGCGCGGTGGCGGTGTTCACGCCCGCGGACGCGGAGGCGCCGCCGCTCGAACGGCTCTAA
- the rarD gene encoding EamA family transporter RarD has protein sequence MARADPLPAPERLDRTGLLQGLGAYGIWGLLPLFFWLLDRVDAGEVVAMRVLWSVALLGALILVLRRGPALVAALRSRRAMGFLAMSAALISVNWLVYVWAVQHHHVMEASLGYFLNPLVNVLIGVVLLRERLGVAQIIAVALAGLGVAVLAAGAGQGIWISLTLAFTFGFYGLVRKIAPVESLEGLAIETAILAPIAAGYLFWLSSHAGLGFGQTPLWTTALTVSGIVTATPLLLFAAAARRLPYSTLGLLQYLAPTMQFVLAITFFGETMTMAHAICFALIWTGLAVYAVGGIIAARRGRAAVAAVVPAR, from the coding sequence ATGGCCCGCGCCGATCCCCTGCCAGCCCCCGAGCGCCTCGACCGCACCGGCCTGCTCCAGGGGCTGGGCGCCTATGGCATCTGGGGCCTGCTGCCGCTGTTCTTCTGGCTGCTCGACAGAGTCGATGCGGGCGAAGTGGTGGCGATGCGCGTGCTGTGGTCGGTCGCGCTGCTCGGCGCCCTGATCCTGGTGCTGCGCCGCGGCCCGGCGCTCGTCGCGGCGCTGCGCAGCCGGCGCGCGATGGGCTTCCTCGCGATGAGCGCGGCGCTGATCTCGGTCAACTGGCTGGTCTATGTCTGGGCGGTCCAGCACCATCATGTGATGGAGGCCAGCCTCGGCTATTTCCTCAACCCGCTGGTCAACGTGCTGATCGGCGTCGTGCTGCTGCGCGAGCGGCTGGGCGTGGCGCAGATCATTGCGGTGGCGCTCGCCGGACTTGGCGTCGCGGTGCTCGCGGCGGGCGCAGGGCAGGGCATCTGGATCAGCCTGACGCTCGCCTTCACCTTCGGTTTCTACGGCCTGGTGCGCAAGATCGCGCCGGTCGAGTCCCTTGAGGGCCTGGCGATCGAGACCGCGATCCTCGCGCCGATCGCCGCGGGCTATCTGTTCTGGCTGTCGAGCCATGCCGGGCTCGGCTTCGGCCAGACGCCGCTATGGACCACCGCGCTCACCGTGTCGGGCATCGTCACCGCGACCCCGCTGCTGCTGTTCGCCGCCGCCGCACGCCGGCTGCCCTATTCGACGCTCGGCCTGCTCCAGTATCTCGCGCCGACGATGCAGTTCGTGCTCGCCATCACCTTCTTCGGCGAGACGATGACGATGGCGCACGCGATCTGCTTCGCGCTGATCTGGACCGGGCTTGCGGTCTATGCGGTCGGCGGGATTATCGCGGCGCGGCGCGGCCGGGCTGCCGTGGCGGCAGTCGTTCCGGCCCGTTAG
- a CDS encoding DUF1501 domain-containing protein, whose protein sequence is MLNRRNFVVTGAAGALSLGFAPRLAFAKAATDKRFVFIIQRGAADGLGTLAPVGDPAFAAQRGALAEEFAQGIKLDSMFALHPNLKNVAQLYASKEALFFHAVASPYRDRSHFDAQNVLETGGTSAYQLKDGWLNRLLAVLPDEERKAIAVAATIPMAMRGKVEVTSYAPSVLPDASDDLLARVTTLYAEDPQLHALWQQATATRTLTSDLGANGGRNAAATGALAAKLLTAGNGARIAMIETGGWDTHAGQRGRLGNQLNGLDQMIASLKTGLGPLWSKTMVLVATEFGRTVKVNGTGGTDHGTASVAWLLGGAVKGGRVAADWPGLADAALYEARDLKPTTSLDTVIGSAVASHFAIDPQRAMPALFPDQKSAKVIDGLIRA, encoded by the coding sequence ACCGCCGTAATTTCGTTGTCACCGGCGCCGCGGGCGCACTCTCGCTGGGCTTCGCGCCGCGGCTCGCCTTTGCGAAGGCGGCGACCGACAAGCGCTTCGTGTTCATCATCCAGCGCGGCGCGGCCGACGGCCTCGGCACGCTGGCCCCGGTCGGCGACCCCGCCTTCGCCGCCCAGCGTGGCGCGCTCGCGGAGGAATTTGCGCAGGGGATCAAGCTCGACTCGATGTTCGCGCTGCACCCCAATCTCAAGAATGTCGCGCAGCTCTACGCGTCGAAAGAGGCGCTGTTCTTCCACGCCGTCGCCTCGCCGTATCGCGACCGTTCGCATTTCGATGCGCAGAACGTGCTCGAGACCGGGGGCACCTCGGCCTATCAGCTCAAGGACGGCTGGCTCAACCGCCTGCTCGCGGTGCTGCCCGACGAGGAGCGCAAGGCGATCGCGGTCGCCGCGACGATCCCGATGGCGATGCGCGGCAAGGTCGAGGTGACGTCCTACGCTCCCTCGGTCCTACCCGACGCGTCGGACGATCTGCTCGCGCGGGTGACCACCCTCTATGCCGAGGATCCGCAGCTCCACGCGCTCTGGCAGCAGGCGACCGCGACGCGCACGCTGACCAGCGATCTCGGTGCCAATGGCGGGCGCAACGCCGCGGCGACCGGCGCGCTCGCCGCCAAGCTGCTTACCGCCGGCAACGGCGCGCGGATCGCGATGATCGAGACGGGCGGCTGGGATACGCATGCCGGCCAGCGCGGGCGGCTTGGCAACCAGCTCAACGGGCTCGACCAGATGATCGCTTCGCTCAAGACCGGGCTCGGTCCGCTGTGGAGCAAGACGATGGTGCTGGTCGCGACCGAGTTCGGCCGCACGGTCAAGGTCAACGGCACCGGCGGCACCGATCACGGCACCGCATCGGTCGCCTGGCTGCTCGGCGGCGCGGTCAAGGGCGGGCGCGTCGCGGCCGACTGGCCGGGCCTCGCCGATGCGGCACTCTATGAGGCGCGCGACCTCAAGCCCACCACCAGCCTCGATACGGTCATCGGCAGCGCGGTCGCCTCGCACTTCGCGATCGATCCGCAGCGCGCGATGCCGGCGCTGTTCCCGGATCAGAAGAGCGCCAAGGTTATCGACGGTCTCATCCGCGCCTGA